The following coding sequences lie in one Maribacter forsetii DSM 18668 genomic window:
- a CDS encoding malectin domain-containing carbohydrate-binding protein, which produces MKNIKPNHSIPKQIKFILICLGITLPLLIHSQDFGASGLSGESSNNPTSLQFGPDDRLYVSQQNGTIYSYTINRNGANDYDVVATETINLVQNIQNHSDITGLADGQGNRQVTGIYVTGTAYNPKLYVSSSDPRIGAGGGGNDSGLDTNSGMLSCLTCIGGVVDNICTEWEKVDLVRGLPRSEENHATNGIQIDETTNTLYLAVGGHTNAGAPSNNFALTTEYVYSAAIIKVNLSMLESMPVKTWSDQSKYKYDLPTLDDPTRPNVNGIDDINAPGYDGIDPGDPFGGNDGLNQAKIDLAGPVQLHATGFRNLYDIILTESGKMYGVDNGANGGWGGHPEGEADYTSEIPVGGTATVTNNFLSGEPGSNGSGPGGDDKVNNKNGLHYIRPLVPGDFNYAAPNEIYYGGHPAPIRANPVGAGLYVNGTFRNEILSPDDPNFANSSLPVDWPPVPASMANPAEGDFRNSGQDDNTLSNYGPSTNGLTEYTASNFDNALKGNLLLAAYNGNIYKVVLSEDGKVATNCPDVSQNGTSTVGDCSNGSATFASGFGSNPLDVIAQGDNDTFAGTVWAVTYGEDNITIFEPTDYNGIDPGTCDGLNDDTIDDDGDGYTNADEIASGSNPCSGASQPNDFDDVVEYNGFKRSDFNDTDDDNDGILDVNDAFCFDAENGKSGIGNIPFRLDLFNSTGYGFGTIGYTGIMTNGTDDYLNLIDDVGDELVFGGTAGVYTDPSVSDGDAYQATNSQKNAFQFPINSSIATGSFSVLGQINGPFFNDIPPVNYAAHGIFIGSGNQDNYLKLTLRNNGGTPALQILYEENGVSSDDQVINVPGILAATAIKLYLSVDPGTGSVQASYTIDSGDRTEIGNPVTVSGDLLAAVQGSYTINGVPSALAAGPIATSANASPEFSASWDYFLVEQNLSETSALVEINTNGIDGSTYGNSSFYIKNNAIGANITNVTFNLATALLPEVVFDPNGNAGDGTSKDFTANAGGDVTTGKTTHTFANPYEGGFYELSIDFNDFEPTEEIAFGLDVDPISIKGGSSPGPNDSGSVSGLELAGSMVTVSFDTGEVWTIELYRTQPDSDSQSVNVVRNALPNAPVIEMLGVESQSVVSNSNQTIIVTAPVDANVSLLQLEAGLFIDGLTGPYADVGYNIDPWEINSIINIQEFDGIADNSSQVTFPVTLSDSDEEAGFAIFAAVVVDDDGATSNLSNYILVEFDEAAVPAEIIRINAGGPAFTDNEGNEWSADEFFVGGELYANAKAIENTVDDVLYQTERYATVLNYEIPVTQVGTYNVNLSMAELFFTGGNGGVGARVFDIEIEGQTEISAYDIFADVGTATAVTKQFSNINVTDGFLSIVMTASTNNAKLSTIEVLSSDIEVEDIAIIANPISNQSNQEGTEALIDVAATGGNGNLIYTAIGLPNGLDLEPTNGDIFGTILNGAAFGGPNSNGIYPVTITVDDSDSNTEDAQIITFTWTVTPGAGGGVEQVLYRVNVGGPLTVAADGSELDWGADQSNFGLEGNSPYLSASTVGNSIFLGSSGAAHPGSIITTDPSLDAYPEIDPIIFNSERYDAVAAPEMLWQFPVETGTQVEIVLLFAELYNGISGIDQRVFDISVDGEVPSIFTAIDPYAIAGPKGAFVRSFTTVSDGVIDLEFIHGVENPALKGIQIKALNFSGNLAPKITAIATKNNIEGEEVNVQIVALDDDNCGEFIYTASNLPTGLTMNSSTGLISGVLEEGTGGSGVDGAFIEENGLVIIEAETDFVESPSGWNLEPGSPSYLVASQNNYGNATGGQVLTYNVQISTPGVYRLHMKSEFTGTNATEENDTWFKVDNTADVHFFSVQGGALSSTSELENLLSGSGSKTLYYPAGNAQGRPNHGNENPGSKGFFKVYRSGGGGNKWDAKTIDNNGFPIYAYFPNSGTFSVQISERSAGHKVDRFGLTNIDLQGTGVPTSTLNGAESLQVEGGSAGASESSPYAVQVSVSDNCSPAASSVINFDWIVSQGQSGVGSALVQVTPGLGIEASTYGNNSFIIENTGTVDITRLEIETTSAFMFDVVFDPVGTAGDSTAKCLTPGNLGSGAVAVGQSVIDPCLDPFFNPHNGVDNSEGFDGVAVDFTDFNSGETFYFGADMDPTSIKGDLSAGDSGSISGFELIGAKVTVYFANGQSYTSALWDQGSLGGSDAIITETDLTAPIITAAGLSAPSLTNNSNQTINIIGEPNATVELLRVDSHLFIDPGNPTVGYDVDPFEANSAMAKELYSITLDASGIGSVPVILTKTLGTGNAPDGGLNHFIAITTSPNGNSIASNIIVLEYDPEAVNSDVNLSYTLQSWNNSISSNIDFTVEVYTSGVETPVLTTEINTTVSEGLLSFSGLEIGTYNLVVKANKHLQIVLLNVDIVNGVNSFDLGQLLGGDTNNDNQVTALDFSLLVASFNISEGSTGYNEAADINGDKSVSALDFSLLVSNFNQQGDVYVP; this is translated from the coding sequence ATGAAAAATATCAAACCAAACCACTCAATTCCTAAGCAAATCAAATTTATCTTGATATGCTTAGGAATTACATTACCATTGCTTATTCATTCTCAAGATTTTGGTGCTAGTGGTCTATCTGGGGAATCTTCCAATAACCCAACTTCACTTCAATTTGGACCGGATGATAGATTATATGTTTCGCAACAAAATGGTACAATCTATTCATATACAATTAATAGAAACGGTGCAAATGATTATGATGTAGTAGCTACGGAAACTATTAATTTGGTGCAGAACATTCAAAACCATAGCGATATTACAGGACTTGCAGACGGTCAGGGAAATAGACAGGTAACTGGTATATATGTAACAGGTACGGCATATAATCCAAAATTATATGTTAGTTCTAGTGATCCAAGAATAGGTGCTGGAGGTGGAGGTAACGATAGCGGGTTAGATACTAATTCTGGTATGTTATCTTGTTTAACATGTATAGGAGGTGTTGTAGACAATATATGTACTGAATGGGAAAAAGTGGATTTAGTAAGAGGGTTGCCAAGATCAGAAGAAAACCATGCAACAAATGGTATTCAAATTGACGAAACTACAAATACATTATATCTAGCCGTGGGCGGACATACTAATGCCGGAGCTCCTTCAAACAATTTTGCCTTAACTACGGAGTATGTATATTCAGCAGCGATAATAAAGGTAAACTTAAGTATGCTTGAAAGTATGCCTGTTAAAACGTGGTCAGATCAATCAAAATACAAATATGATTTACCAACTTTAGATGACCCAACTAGACCCAATGTAAATGGTATTGATGATATTAATGCTCCAGGATATGATGGTATAGACCCTGGAGATCCTTTTGGTGGTAATGATGGTTTAAATCAAGCCAAAATAGATTTGGCTGGACCTGTTCAGTTGCATGCTACTGGATTTAGAAATTTGTATGACATTATTTTGACGGAGTCAGGTAAAATGTATGGTGTTGATAATGGGGCGAATGGTGGCTGGGGCGGTCATCCAGAAGGTGAGGCCGATTATACTTCAGAAATACCAGTCGGGGGCACTGCTACAGTTACGAATAATTTTTTATCTGGCGAACCTGGGTCAAATGGTAGTGGACCTGGTGGTGATGATAAAGTGAATAATAAAAATGGTTTGCATTATATTAGACCTTTGGTACCAGGTGATTTTAATTATGCGGCTCCAAATGAAATATATTACGGAGGACATCCTGCACCTATTAGAGCTAATCCGGTCGGAGCTGGACTTTATGTGAACGGAACATTTCGAAACGAAATTTTAAGTCCAGATGACCCTAATTTCGCAAACAGTTCTTTACCTGTAGATTGGCCACCAGTACCGGCTTCAATGGCAAATCCCGCCGAAGGAGATTTTAGAAATTCTGGGCAAGATGATAATACACTTTCCAATTATGGACCTTCAACGAACGGTTTAACAGAATATACGGCAAGTAATTTTGACAACGCTTTGAAAGGCAATTTATTATTGGCAGCATATAATGGTAACATTTATAAAGTTGTTTTAAGTGAGGATGGAAAGGTCGCGACCAATTGTCCAGATGTCTCTCAAAATGGTACATCAACTGTGGGTGATTGTAGTAATGGAAGTGCAACTTTTGCTTCCGGTTTTGGGTCCAATCCATTAGATGTAATTGCTCAAGGTGATAACGATACCTTTGCAGGTACGGTTTGGGCGGTAACCTATGGAGAGGATAATATAACAATATTCGAACCAACAGATTATAATGGCATCGATCCTGGAACTTGTGACGGTTTGAATGATGATACTATTGACGACGATGGAGATGGTTATACTAATGCTGATGAAATAGCAAGTGGGAGCAACCCTTGTTCTGGAGCTAGCCAACCAAATGATTTTGATGATGTAGTAGAGTACAATGGTTTTAAGCGGTCAGATTTTAATGATACTGACGATGATAATGATGGTATTCTGGATGTAAACGATGCGTTTTGCTTTGATGCCGAAAATGGTAAAAGTGGTATAGGTAATATCCCTTTTAGATTAGATTTGTTTAATTCAACAGGTTACGGTTTTGGAACTATTGGTTATACAGGAATAATGACTAATGGAACCGATGATTATCTCAATTTGATTGATGACGTAGGAGATGAATTGGTTTTTGGAGGAACTGCTGGTGTATACACAGATCCTTCAGTTTCAGATGGTGATGCATATCAGGCTACGAATTCTCAAAAGAATGCATTTCAGTTTCCTATAAATTCATCCATTGCTACAGGTTCATTTTCTGTGTTAGGACAAATTAATGGTCCATTTTTCAATGATATACCCCCCGTTAACTATGCTGCTCATGGCATATTTATTGGTTCAGGTAATCAAGACAATTATTTAAAGTTAACGCTAAGAAACAATGGAGGTACACCCGCATTACAAATATTATATGAAGAAAATGGCGTTAGTTCAGATGACCAAGTTATTAATGTTCCTGGTATTTTAGCCGCAACTGCTATTAAATTATATTTAAGTGTAGATCCTGGTACAGGTTCGGTACAGGCTAGTTATACGATTGACAGTGGCGACCGTACAGAAATAGGAAATCCTGTTACTGTTAGTGGTGATTTATTAGCAGCGGTTCAAGGTTCATACACAATCAATGGTGTGCCAAGTGCACTCGCAGCAGGTCCAATTGCGACCTCTGCCAATGCTTCACCAGAATTTTCCGCTAGTTGGGATTATTTTTTGGTAGAACAAAATTTATCTGAAACATCCGCTTTAGTAGAAATTAACACAAATGGAATTGACGGCAGTACTTACGGAAATTCTTCTTTTTATATAAAGAATAATGCAATTGGTGCCAATATAACTAATGTGACATTTAATTTGGCAACAGCTTTGTTGCCGGAAGTTGTTTTTGACCCTAATGGAAATGCTGGCGATGGTACCTCTAAAGATTTTACTGCTAATGCCGGTGGAGATGTAACTACAGGTAAAACTACCCATACCTTTGCAAATCCATATGAAGGTGGGTTTTATGAATTGTCTATTGATTTCAATGATTTTGAACCAACAGAAGAAATAGCGTTTGGTTTAGATGTAGATCCAATTAGTATTAAAGGAGGTAGTTCTCCAGGTCCAAATGACTCAGGAAGTGTTTCTGGATTGGAATTGGCGGGTTCAATGGTGACTGTATCATTTGATACGGGAGAGGTCTGGACTATTGAGTTATATAGAACCCAACCAGATTCTGATAGTCAATCTGTAAATGTGGTTAGAAACGCCTTGCCTAATGCTCCTGTAATTGAAATGCTAGGGGTTGAATCACAAAGCGTAGTGTCAAATTCAAATCAAACTATTATTGTGACTGCACCTGTTGATGCAAATGTTTCTCTTTTACAATTAGAAGCAGGTCTGTTTATAGATGGTTTAACAGGACCATATGCAGATGTTGGATATAATATAGACCCATGGGAAATTAATAGTATTATTAATATTCAGGAGTTTGACGGTATTGCCGATAACTCTAGTCAAGTTACTTTTCCAGTTACACTTAGTGATTCGGATGAAGAAGCAGGATTTGCCATTTTTGCAGCTGTAGTTGTTGATGATGATGGTGCTACTAGTAATTTATCTAACTATATTCTAGTAGAATTTGACGAAGCAGCAGTACCTGCTGAAATCATAAGAATTAATGCGGGTGGACCTGCATTCACGGATAATGAAGGTAATGAGTGGTCAGCAGATGAATTTTTTGTAGGAGGAGAACTCTATGCGAATGCAAAAGCTATTGAAAACACTGTTGATGATGTTCTGTACCAAACCGAACGATATGCAACAGTGTTAAATTATGAAATTCCTGTAACGCAAGTTGGTACTTATAATGTTAATCTTTCCATGGCAGAATTGTTTTTTACAGGAGGAAATGGAGGTGTCGGTGCTAGAGTTTTTGATATAGAGATTGAAGGACAAACAGAAATATCCGCTTATGATATTTTTGCAGACGTTGGAACAGCTACTGCTGTGACAAAACAATTTAGTAATATCAATGTAACTGATGGGTTTTTAAGTATTGTAATGACCGCATCTACAAATAATGCCAAGCTTTCTACAATAGAGGTATTGTCAAGTGATATTGAAGTAGAAGATATAGCGATCATAGCTAACCCTATTTCTAATCAAAGTAATCAAGAAGGAACAGAGGCTTTGATAGATGTTGCTGCAACCGGCGGAAACGGTAACCTAATATATACTGCTATAGGATTACCAAATGGTTTGGATTTGGAACCGACAAATGGTGATATTTTTGGAACAATTTTAAACGGAGCTGCTTTTGGCGGACCAAATTCAAACGGTATCTACCCGGTAACCATAACAGTTGATGATAGCGATTCAAATACAGAAGATGCCCAAATAATTACGTTTACATGGACGGTAACACCAGGTGCAGGTGGTGGGGTAGAGCAAGTTCTTTACAGAGTTAACGTTGGAGGTCCTCTAACGGTAGCTGCAGACGGCTCAGAGTTAGATTGGGGTGCTGATCAGAGTAATTTTGGATTAGAAGGCAATTCTCCTTATTTATCAGCTAGTACTGTAGGTAATAGTATATTTTTAGGTTCTTCTGGTGCAGCCCATCCCGGATCAATAATTACAACTGATCCATCATTGGATGCATATCCAGAAATCGATCCAATTATATTTAACTCAGAAAGATATGATGCTGTAGCTGCACCAGAAATGTTATGGCAGTTTCCTGTGGAGACTGGTACTCAAGTCGAAATAGTATTATTGTTTGCTGAATTATATAATGGCATTTCAGGAATTGACCAAAGAGTGTTTGATATATCTGTAGATGGAGAAGTTCCGTCAATTTTCACGGCAATTGATCCTTATGCTATAGCAGGACCAAAAGGAGCTTTTGTACGTTCATTTACAACAGTTTCTGATGGAGTTATTGATCTTGAATTTATTCATGGTGTTGAAAACCCCGCTTTAAAAGGAATTCAAATCAAAGCATTAAATTTTTCAGGAAATCTAGCACCCAAAATTACGGCAATAGCTACCAAAAATAATATTGAAGGTGAAGAGGTTAATGTTCAAATTGTGGCACTTGATGATGATAATTGTGGGGAGTTTATTTATACGGCATCTAATTTACCTACTGGGTTGACGATGAATTCATCAACAGGACTTATAAGTGGTGTACTTGAGGAAGGTACAGGTGGTTCTGGTGTTGATGGTGCTTTTATCGAAGAAAATGGTTTGGTAATAATTGAAGCGGAAACTGATTTTGTTGAGTCTCCTAGTGGATGGAATTTAGAACCTGGTTCGCCGTCATACTTAGTAGCCAGTCAAAATAATTATGGTAATGCAACAGGAGGACAAGTGCTAACTTATAACGTTCAAATAAGTACACCAGGTGTTTACAGGTTACATATGAAATCTGAATTTACGGGTACAAATGCTACTGAAGAAAACGATACATGGTTCAAGGTAGATAATACCGCCGATGTTCATTTCTTTAGTGTACAGGGTGGTGCTTTAAGTAGTACTTCAGAGTTGGAAAATCTTTTAAGTGGTAGTGGGTCAAAAACACTTTATTACCCAGCTGGGAATGCTCAAGGCAGACCGAATCATGGTAATGAAAATCCCGGTAGTAAAGGCTTTTTTAAGGTCTATAGAAGTGGAGGTGGAGGAAATAAATGGGATGCTAAAACCATTGATAATAATGGTTTTCCCATTTACGCCTATTTTCCAAATTCAGGGACTTTCTCCGTTCAAATATCAGAAAGATCTGCAGGGCATAAAGTTGATCGGTTCGGTTTGACTAATATTGATTTACAAGGAACCGGTGTACCTACATCAACTTTAAACGGCGCAGAATCTCTGCAAGTTGAAGGAGGTTCTGCCGGTGCTTCAGAAAGTAGCCCTTATGCTGTACAAGTTTCTGTATCAGATAACTGTTCTCCAGCAGCCTCGTCTGTAATAAATTTCGATTGGATAGTATCCCAAGGGCAATCCGGTGTTGGTTCCGCGTTAGTTCAAGTAACTCCGGGATTGGGTATAGAGGCAAGTACATATGGTAATAATTCTTTTATAATAGAGAATACTGGTACAGTCGATATTACAAGGTTGGAAATTGAGACGACATCAGCTTTTATGTTCGATGTTGTTTTTGATCCAGTAGGAACTGCCGGTGATTCAACAGCTAAGTGCCTTACACCAGGAAACTTAGGAAGTGGTGCTGTTGCCGTGGGTCAATCAGTTATTGACCCATGTCTCGACCCTTTCTTCAACCCTCATAATGGGGTTGATAATTCAGAAGGATTTGATGGTGTTGCTGTTGATTTTACTGATTTTAACTCTGGAGAAACATTTTATTTTGGAGCTGATATGGATCCAACTAGTATCAAAGGTGACTTAAGCGCAGGTGATTCAGGGTCGATTTCAGGGTTTGAATTAATTGGCGCAAAGGTCACAGTATATTTTGCCAATGGTCAATCTTACACATCTGCATTGTGGGATCAAGGTTCACTAGGAGGTTCAGATGCTATAATAACTGAAACAGACTTAACAGCACCAATTATTACAGCTGCTGGTCTATCCGCTCCATCATTAACTAATAATTCAAACCAAACTATTAATATTATCGGAGAACCAAATGCAACAGTTGAATTGTTGAGAGTTGATTCACATTTATTTATTGACCCAGGGAACCCTACGGTAGGTTACGATGTAGATCCATTTGAAGCTAATTCTGCAATGGCGAAGGAATTGTATTCCATAACACTAGATGCATCGGGTATAGGTTCTGTCCCTGTTATATTAACAAAAACGTTAGGTACGGGTAATGCACCTGATGGAGGATTGAATCATTTTATAGCTATCACCACCTCTCCAAACGGTAATAGTATTGCTTCGAATATAATTGTATTAGAATATGACCCAGAAGCTGTTAACTCTGATGTAAATTTGTCATATACGTTACAGTCTTGGAATAATTCTATTTCTAGTAATATTGATTTTACCGTAGAAGTTTATACAAGTGGAGTAGAAACACCAGTGTTAACTACTGAAATAAATACTACTGTTAGTGAGGGTCTTTTATCTTTTTCGGGTCTTGAAATAGGTACATATAATTTAGTAGTAAAAGCAAATAAACATTTGCAGATAGTATTATTGAATGTTGACATAGTTAATGGTGTTAATTCATTCGATTTAGGACAACTGTTAGGTGGGGACACTAATAATGATAATCAAGTAACTGCACTAGATTTTTCCTTGTTAGTTGCCAGTTTTAATATCTCTGAAGGGTCTACAGGTTATAACGAAGCTGCTGATATAAATGGGGATAAGTCAGTTTCTGCATTAGATTTTTCATTATTGGTTTCTAATTTTAATCAGCAGGGAGATGTTTATGTTCCTTAA